From a single Paenibacillus sp. FSL R5-0345 genomic region:
- a CDS encoding Lrp/AsnC family transcriptional regulator: protein MSSYSIDDVDFRILQLLIEDSTISHRDIGQQVHMTGQAVGARIRKMQDTGVIEGYTVRWNPDKVGETIHAFITVFLGSNTVHPAFQTFAKQHDSVKEIHRVSGEGCYWIRVRTGSQEELNNFLDELLKFGNYRVNLSMGKLK from the coding sequence ATGAGTTCTTATTCCATAGATGATGTGGATTTTCGCATCCTACAGCTTCTAATTGAAGATTCCACGATCAGTCACAGAGACATTGGGCAGCAAGTCCATATGACAGGTCAAGCTGTGGGCGCGCGTATTCGCAAAATGCAGGACACAGGAGTCATTGAAGGTTACACCGTTCGCTGGAATCCGGATAAGGTTGGGGAGACTATACATGCCTTTATTACTGTGTTTCTGGGTTCGAATACGGTCCATCCAGCCTTTCAGACATTCGCAAAGCAGCATGACAGCGTTAAAGAAATACATCGCGTCAGTGGAGAAGGCTGCTATTGGATACGTGTTCGTACGGGAAGCCAAGAGGAATTGAATAACTTTCTCGACGAGCTGCTGAAGTTCGGAAATTACAGAGTCAATCTATCAATGGGAAAGCTGAAATAA
- a CDS encoding MBL fold metallo-hydrolase — translation MKIQHIRNATLWIEYGGCTFLIDPMLSEQGVNPPIFNTENDRRNPLVPLPGAIEQWLSPNVILVTHLHQDHWDAAAISLLPHDLPLLCQEGDGDKLSKQGFEHTTEIRDSLTFNGITITRTDGRHGTGVTGKLMGKVSGFVFQAEGEPVLYVAGDTIWCDKVKMALDVFKPEVTVVNAGGAQFLSGCHITMNEQDVVDLCEYAPSSKVIAVHMNAINHCLVTRDKLKAHLEKEELQDRVQVPEDGEWCV, via the coding sequence ATGAAAATACAGCATATTCGCAACGCGACCCTATGGATTGAGTATGGAGGATGTACATTTCTGATCGATCCTATGTTGAGTGAGCAGGGTGTTAATCCTCCCATTTTTAATACCGAAAATGACCGTCGGAATCCACTCGTTCCTTTGCCGGGAGCCATAGAACAATGGCTGAGTCCTAATGTAATTCTTGTCACACATCTTCATCAGGATCATTGGGATGCCGCTGCCATTTCTTTGTTGCCGCATGATCTACCACTATTATGTCAGGAAGGAGACGGAGATAAATTATCGAAGCAGGGGTTTGAGCATACCACGGAAATTAGAGATTCGCTGACGTTTAATGGAATAACTATAACACGTACTGATGGACGGCATGGCACTGGAGTGACTGGTAAACTTATGGGTAAGGTATCCGGGTTTGTGTTTCAGGCGGAAGGAGAACCTGTTCTATATGTGGCTGGGGATACAATTTGGTGTGATAAGGTGAAAATGGCATTGGACGTTTTTAAACCTGAGGTGACAGTTGTAAATGCTGGTGGTGCGCAGTTTTTAAGCGGATGCCATATCACAATGAATGAGCAGGATGTCGTAGACTTATGCGAATATGCTCCTTCTTCTAAGGTCATCGCTGTACACATGAACGCCATCAACCATTGCCTAGTTACCCGAGATAAGTTAAAAGCTCACTTGGAGAAGGAGGAGCTACAAGATCGAGTACAGGTTCCGGAAGACGGGGAATGGTGTGTATAG
- a CDS encoding GNAT family N-acetyltransferase, whose product MSINPKILYSSNEETDYVRKKLIEFNSKQVPNGIYEEVNLCLKDDKGDIIAGINSAICWNWMEIGILWVDDNYRSQGYGKRLLEEAEQVARAKKCTFIKLDTFSFQAPGFYKKYGYKVIATIEDAPLGCKHFYYKKDLSYE is encoded by the coding sequence ATGTCGATTAATCCTAAGATACTTTATAGCTCAAATGAAGAAACAGATTACGTTAGAAAAAAACTTATTGAATTTAATTCTAAACAAGTACCAAATGGCATCTATGAGGAGGTGAATTTATGCTTGAAGGATGATAAAGGAGATATTATTGCCGGTATCAACAGTGCGATATGTTGGAATTGGATGGAGATTGGTATTTTGTGGGTGGATGATAACTATCGTAGTCAAGGTTACGGGAAAAGATTATTGGAAGAAGCAGAGCAAGTTGCTAGAGCGAAAAAATGTACTTTTATCAAATTAGATACATTCAGCTTTCAAGCGCCTGGATTTTATAAGAAGTATGGATATAAAGTGATTGCAACTATTGAAGATGCTCCACTTGGGTGTAAGCATTTTTACTACAAGAAGGATCTTAGCTATGAGTAA
- a CDS encoding class I SAM-dependent methyltransferase, with protein MELFKQIPLYRFLALCNESGMEKTILDCGAGGDTPPLSLFANYGYATYGIEMNVEQMNRANQFAAERGQNLNIHQGDMRQLALNDESMSFVYSYNSIFHMKKQDVKEAINELKRVLKPGGLLFVNFLTLKDFRVGDGVDLGEHQYEQMEDDELVIHSYYDYHEADSMFEDMQLIYKEDRVLERKFEGEWIRQGFIDYIYKK; from the coding sequence ATGGAGCTTTTTAAACAAATACCCTTGTACAGATTTTTGGCATTGTGTAATGAAAGTGGTATGGAAAAAACAATATTAGATTGTGGTGCAGGAGGGGATACACCTCCACTAAGTTTGTTTGCGAATTATGGATACGCTACATACGGAATAGAGATGAATGTTGAACAAATGAACAGAGCTAATCAGTTCGCAGCAGAAAGAGGGCAGAATTTAAACATTCATCAGGGTGACATGAGACAGTTGGCATTAAACGATGAGTCGATGAGTTTCGTGTATTCGTATAATTCTATTTTTCATATGAAAAAACAAGATGTGAAAGAAGCAATAAATGAATTGAAACGGGTGCTGAAACCTGGTGGGCTATTGTTCGTTAATTTTTTAACCCTTAAGGATTTTCGAGTCGGTGACGGGGTTGATTTAGGGGAACATCAGTATGAGCAAATGGAAGATGATGAATTAGTGATCCACTCTTATTATGATTATCATGAGGCGGATTCTATGTTTGAGGATATGCAATTAATATACAAAGAAGATCGAGTATTGGAAAGAAAGTTTGAAGGCGAATGGATACGGCAAGGATTTATTGATTACATATATAAAAAATAA
- a CDS encoding DinB family protein → MNNRSDLLNQFKEWNGFVLEIIDLDWKTPIAEGKWAIHDVVSHIMLWDKYFYESTIEPIVCDKAITLQLIDFDLFNNDAVTYGKTKTKDEIIELTMKYRNLILDCIGSLEEEKYSEKYVDGRFCFESYLKDFISHDRHHMMQIKELELKEKM, encoded by the coding sequence ATGAATAACCGATCAGACTTGCTAAATCAGTTTAAGGAATGGAATGGATTTGTTCTAGAAATTATTGATTTAGATTGGAAAACACCCATCGCTGAAGGAAAATGGGCAATTCATGATGTTGTTAGTCATATAATGCTTTGGGATAAATACTTTTATGAATCGACAATAGAACCGATAGTGTGCGATAAAGCGATAACACTTCAACTTATTGATTTCGATCTATTTAATAATGATGCTGTTACATATGGTAAGACAAAAACTAAAGACGAAATAATAGAATTGACGATGAAGTATCGTAACTTAATATTAGATTGTATAGGTAGTCTTGAAGAGGAAAAATACTCGGAAAAATATGTTGACGGAAGGTTTTGCTTTGAGTCATATTTAAAGGATTTTATATCACATGACCGACATCATATGATGCAGATTAAAGAATTAGAATTAAAAGAGAAAATGTGA
- a CDS encoding branched-chain amino acid ABC transporter permease, producing MVYGIIKLINFAHGDVFMVGSFIGLFSARYLATAGLPPILVLLISLVISMTISALLGMSIERLAYKPLRKASRIAVLITAIGVSFFLEYTGVFVLGPQAKGFPEILNKQQYTLFGSSIQVDSNQIMILGTTVVLMIILQYIVHRTKIGKAMRAVSFDMEAARLMGINVDRTISATFAIGSALAAAAGVIFGMTYNSVDPMMGVLPGLKAFVAAVLGGIGSIPGALVGGLLLGTVETEVSSLGYSSWRDGVAFAVLILILIFKPSGLFGKNVREKV from the coding sequence ATGGTTTACGGGATTATTAAATTGATCAATTTTGCTCATGGTGATGTGTTTATGGTGGGGTCGTTTATTGGATTGTTCAGCGCTAGGTATCTGGCTACGGCAGGGCTGCCTCCAATCCTGGTCTTACTTATTTCATTGGTGATCTCTATGACCATCAGTGCGTTACTGGGGATGTCGATCGAACGGCTAGCCTACAAACCTCTACGAAAAGCCTCGCGGATCGCTGTACTTATTACTGCAATCGGCGTTTCTTTTTTTCTGGAATACACAGGTGTATTTGTTCTCGGGCCTCAGGCTAAAGGCTTTCCAGAGATACTTAATAAGCAACAATACACCTTGTTTGGTTCTTCGATTCAGGTAGACTCCAACCAAATTATGATCTTGGGAACGACGGTTGTTTTGATGATCATTCTCCAGTATATTGTGCACCGAACCAAGATCGGTAAAGCGATGCGGGCTGTTTCTTTTGATATGGAAGCTGCACGCCTGATGGGAATTAATGTAGATCGGACAATTTCAGCTACTTTTGCTATAGGATCTGCACTTGCGGCAGCGGCGGGCGTTATTTTTGGAATGACTTACAATTCGGTTGACCCGATGATGGGTGTGCTCCCAGGACTCAAAGCTTTCGTGGCTGCTGTGCTTGGTGGCATTGGCAGCATTCCCGGCGCTTTGGTGGGTGGGCTTCTGCTGGGTACAGTTGAGACAGAGGTTTCTTCTCTGGGGTATTCTTCGTGGCGTGATGGTGTGGCCTTTGCTGTACTCATCCTAATCCTTATCTTTAAACCGTCCGGGCTGTTTGGTAAAAATGTCCGTGAGAAAGTGTAG
- a CDS encoding branched-chain amino acid ABC transporter permease — MKKINKSFWIGIVLAIVLYVIIQVLLTTGIFDDVMESTLILICINVMLAVSLNLINGITGQFSIGHAGFMSIGAYVSSILTLNFDMPFVLALVISGLVAAFFGVLIGIPTLRLNGDYLAIATLGFGEIIRIVLLNTEYVGGASGLSGIPNQTTWTIMFLFTLVTVVVINNFIRSTHGRACIAIRENEIAAEAMGINTTLYKVIAFSLGALFAGIAGGLSAHKFYVINPGSFNFLKSFEILVMVVLGGLGSTSGAIVGAIVLTVLFTVLQEYPELRMIIYSAILILMMIFRPKGLLGSTGFSFLKLSKKEVKPSDSINSGSAS; from the coding sequence ATGAAGAAGATAAACAAGTCATTTTGGATCGGCATCGTCTTAGCTATTGTCCTATATGTCATCATTCAAGTTCTTCTAACAACGGGAATATTTGATGATGTTATGGAGTCTACGCTAATTCTGATTTGTATAAATGTCATGCTGGCGGTGTCTTTGAATCTGATTAACGGGATAACAGGGCAATTCTCAATCGGGCATGCTGGGTTTATGTCCATTGGTGCGTATGTTTCTTCTATTCTAACTCTGAATTTTGACATGCCTTTCGTACTGGCGTTAGTAATCTCTGGTCTGGTGGCTGCATTCTTTGGTGTACTTATTGGGATTCCGACCTTACGGCTAAATGGAGATTATCTGGCGATTGCTACGCTGGGATTTGGAGAGATTATTCGGATTGTCCTGCTCAATACAGAATATGTGGGCGGAGCTTCAGGTCTAAGCGGCATCCCCAATCAAACGACTTGGACGATTATGTTTCTGTTCACACTGGTCACGGTTGTTGTCATCAATAACTTTATACGTTCCACTCACGGCCGAGCTTGTATAGCGATTCGGGAGAATGAAATTGCTGCTGAAGCGATGGGGATTAATACGACTTTGTACAAAGTCATTGCTTTTTCACTCGGTGCATTATTTGCGGGGATAGCTGGTGGTCTCTCTGCTCATAAGTTCTACGTCATCAATCCTGGTAGCTTTAATTTTCTGAAATCATTCGAAATTCTAGTCATGGTTGTGTTAGGTGGACTAGGAAGTACAAGCGGTGCCATCGTGGGTGCGATTGTGCTGACAGTGCTCTTTACGGTGCTTCAGGAGTATCCGGAGCTGCGGATGATTATTTACTCGGCGATTCTAATTCTGATGATGATTTTTCGGCCTAAGGGGCTGCTTGGCAGCACGGGTTTTTCTTTCTTGAAATTGTCTAAAAAGGAGGTCAAGCCAAGTGACAGCATTAACAGCGGAAGTGCTTCTTGA
- a CDS encoding ABC transporter ATP-binding protein: MTALTAEVLLDVQQASRAFGGLKALNEVTLHINKGELIGLIGPNGAGKTTLFNLLTGVYPPSSGNITLSNQAVGGMKPYRINRKGAARTFQNIRLFTAMTVLDNVKIAFHQHARHSIFTSMLRLPKHFTEENKITQKAMDILKIFNLADQCDECAGNLSYGNQRRLEIARALAAGPKLLLLDEPAAGMNPNETKELMNLIAWIRESFDLSILLIEHDMSLVMGVCDRIYVLDRGMLIAEGTPLQIRNHPKVIEAYLGQEA, translated from the coding sequence GTGACAGCATTAACAGCGGAAGTGCTTCTTGATGTTCAACAGGCGAGTCGTGCATTTGGGGGACTTAAGGCGCTGAATGAAGTAACCCTCCACATTAATAAAGGTGAGTTGATTGGACTTATTGGACCTAATGGGGCGGGGAAAACAACTCTTTTTAATCTGTTGACGGGGGTATATCCGCCTTCCAGCGGTAACATTACTCTGAGCAATCAGGCTGTAGGTGGGATGAAGCCTTATCGTATTAATCGAAAAGGGGCTGCGCGGACATTTCAGAATATTCGGCTATTTACCGCTATGACGGTTCTCGATAATGTTAAGATCGCGTTTCACCAGCATGCCAGACATTCAATCTTTACCTCTATGCTCCGGTTGCCTAAGCATTTTACTGAGGAGAACAAAATTACACAGAAGGCTATGGACATTCTCAAAATCTTTAATCTAGCTGATCAATGTGATGAATGTGCCGGGAATCTTAGTTACGGAAATCAGCGGCGACTGGAAATTGCGCGTGCGCTTGCAGCGGGGCCTAAGCTTTTGCTATTGGATGAACCTGCGGCAGGGATGAACCCGAACGAAACCAAAGAGCTAATGAATCTGATTGCTTGGATCCGTGAGTCCTTTGATCTGTCGATCTTGCTTATCGAGCATGATATGTCCCTTGTAATGGGAGTGTGTGACCGGATTTATGTGCTGGATCGCGGAATGCTGATTGCTGAGGGTACACCGCTACAAATACGGAATCATCCAAAAGTCATCGAAGCCTATCTAGGACAGGAGGCGTAG
- a CDS encoding ABC transporter ATP-binding protein translates to MLSIQEINVYYGAIHALKDLNMHVKEGEIVTLIGANGAGKSTLLKTLSGLLKPKTGTIDFLGKSIANQSVQSIVKQGLIHCPEGRRVFANMSVEENLELGAFLQDSGSLAADFAKVYSTFPRLLERKKQLAGTLSGGEQQMLAMGRAMMGHPKLLLLDEPSMGLAPLLVQDIFRIIQEVNASGTTVLLVEQNAHQALKIAHRAYVLETGRVVLEGDAKELADSEEIRMAYLGH, encoded by the coding sequence ATGCTTAGTATACAAGAAATTAATGTGTATTATGGGGCCATTCATGCCTTGAAGGATTTAAATATGCATGTAAAAGAAGGCGAGATCGTAACTCTAATTGGAGCTAATGGAGCAGGAAAGTCTACATTGCTCAAGACCCTCTCAGGATTGCTGAAACCGAAGACAGGTACTATAGATTTCCTTGGAAAATCGATTGCGAATCAGAGTGTGCAGTCCATCGTAAAACAGGGGCTTATTCATTGTCCGGAAGGCAGGCGTGTATTTGCTAATATGTCGGTGGAAGAAAATCTGGAGTTAGGCGCTTTTTTACAAGATTCGGGCAGCTTAGCTGCTGACTTTGCCAAGGTCTACTCCACCTTCCCGCGTCTTTTAGAGAGGAAAAAACAGCTTGCCGGCACCTTGTCTGGCGGGGAGCAGCAGATGCTCGCTATGGGGCGTGCAATGATGGGGCATCCCAAGCTATTGCTGCTAGACGAACCTTCCATGGGGCTGGCTCCATTGCTCGTTCAGGATATTTTTCGGATCATCCAAGAAGTGAATGCCTCTGGAACGACAGTACTTCTTGTAGAACAAAATGCGCATCAGGCACTTAAGATTGCTCATCGAGCTTATGTGCTCGAAACAGGCAGAGTGGTGCTTGAGGGAGATGCCAAGGAATTGGCAGACTCGGAAGAGATCAGAATGGCTTATCTGGGACATTAA
- a CDS encoding ABC transporter substrate-binding protein, whose translation MKKIGAILMTVLLAGGLLAGCGNKTDDTTAEGENAGGGTIKIGADLELTGGQASFGDSALKGAKLAVKEINDAGGVLGKKLELIEADNASKSEEATRAAQKLITTNKVVAIIGATTSTNTLGIVPVAQEKGIPLVSSSATNPKVTVDERTGDLNEWVFRASFIDPFQGEVMANFAKDTLKAKTAVIYTDASSDYSKGLQTFFKATFTKNGGSILSEESYQQKDSDFKAVLTRIKEANPDVIYLPGYYEEVGKIVKQAREMGITIPFMGGDGWDSPQLAEIAGAEALNNTYMSNHYSPEDSSPEVKSFVDAFKAANGDLVPDGMAALGYDAVKLVADAIKRADSTDPEKLKEALAGTKDLQLATGKITMNETHDPVKAAVVLKFVDGVQTFEAKVNP comes from the coding sequence ATGAAGAAAATCGGGGCCATATTGATGACTGTGTTATTGGCTGGTGGATTGCTGGCAGGCTGTGGGAACAAGACAGACGACACTACCGCTGAGGGCGAGAATGCTGGTGGAGGGACCATCAAGATTGGAGCAGACCTTGAGCTTACAGGCGGCCAGGCTTCCTTCGGTGATTCTGCACTTAAAGGGGCAAAGCTGGCGGTAAAAGAAATTAATGATGCTGGTGGAGTGCTCGGCAAAAAACTTGAATTGATTGAAGCGGATAATGCATCTAAGTCGGAAGAGGCGACACGCGCAGCGCAAAAGCTAATTACTACCAATAAAGTCGTAGCTATTATCGGTGCAACTACATCTACGAATACACTAGGGATTGTTCCTGTTGCTCAAGAAAAAGGCATTCCTCTGGTCAGCTCCTCAGCCACAAACCCCAAAGTAACTGTTGATGAACGTACTGGTGACTTGAATGAATGGGTATTCCGCGCCTCTTTTATTGATCCTTTTCAAGGAGAAGTAATGGCGAACTTCGCCAAGGATACACTTAAAGCGAAAACAGCAGTTATTTATACAGATGCATCTAGTGATTATTCCAAAGGGCTGCAAACCTTTTTTAAAGCTACTTTTACTAAAAATGGCGGCTCTATCTTAAGCGAAGAATCCTATCAACAAAAAGATTCTGATTTTAAAGCCGTGTTAACACGTATTAAAGAAGCTAATCCCGATGTGATTTATCTCCCGGGCTATTATGAAGAGGTCGGCAAAATCGTAAAACAAGCTCGTGAGATGGGGATCACTATTCCGTTTATGGGCGGGGATGGCTGGGATTCACCACAGCTGGCTGAGATTGCCGGCGCTGAGGCGCTCAATAATACGTATATGTCCAATCACTATTCACCTGAAGATAGCTCGCCTGAAGTGAAATCGTTCGTAGATGCCTTCAAGGCTGCTAACGGTGATCTTGTTCCAGATGGGATGGCTGCGCTTGGATATGATGCTGTGAAGCTAGTAGCGGATGCTATTAAACGTGCGGACTCCACGGACCCTGAGAAGCTGAAGGAGGCACTCGCTGGGACGAAGGATTTACAACTGGCTACGGGTAAGATCACAATGAATGAAACGCATGACCCGGTAAAAGCAGCGGTGGTGCTAAAATTTGTAGATGGAGTACAAACCTTCGAAGCGAAGGTTAATCCATAA
- a CDS encoding PHP domain-containing protein, with protein MAVTNHDTTQGLAEMDEMCRERGIEFIPGIEISGYDTQRQRRINILGYFIEQDHEVINALCSPLLLRRHEGCCLATKWLIEAGYNIRWEDVLSYAEGGTGVYKQHIMHALIDQGYTDRIYGDLYKKLFSRGQRGERPGIAYIPTEYVDAKDAVRTIILAGGVPVLAHPGQYQSFEAVDELVEVGLQGIEVWHPLHREEDELRARELALKYNLIMTGGSDFHGFYGESPITLGSKSPDAAVVGALKERKQLLLWG; from the coding sequence TTGGCAGTTACCAATCATGATACAACACAGGGGCTAGCTGAGATGGACGAGATGTGCAGAGAGCGTGGCATCGAATTTATCCCTGGCATTGAGATATCAGGCTATGATACGCAGCGCCAACGTCGGATTAATATTCTTGGCTATTTTATCGAACAGGATCATGAAGTCATTAATGCTTTATGTAGTCCTCTACTTCTACGGCGTCATGAAGGCTGTTGCTTGGCAACTAAGTGGTTAATCGAAGCTGGCTATAACATTCGCTGGGAGGATGTCCTGAGCTACGCCGAAGGCGGAACGGGAGTATATAAGCAGCATATTATGCATGCGCTAATTGATCAAGGCTATACGGATCGGATCTATGGCGACTTATATAAAAAGCTTTTCTCACGAGGGCAGCGAGGAGAGCGACCTGGCATTGCTTATATTCCAACAGAATATGTCGATGCGAAAGATGCAGTTCGGACCATTATTCTGGCTGGTGGTGTTCCTGTGCTAGCACATCCGGGGCAATACCAGAGCTTTGAGGCTGTAGATGAACTTGTGGAGGTTGGTTTACAAGGCATTGAGGTATGGCATCCATTGCATAGAGAAGAAGATGAGCTTCGGGCACGGGAATTGGCACTTAAATATAATCTGATCATGACCGGAGGTTCAGATTTTCATGGCTTCTATGGTGAAAGTCCTATAACACTTGGCAGTAAAAGTCCTGATGCTGCAGTTGTAGGTGCGCTGAAGGAACGTAAGCAATTGCTGCTATGGGGGTGA
- a CDS encoding GntR family transcriptional regulator, with amino-acid sequence MSEEMDIMDHLIASIQSGEYVSDDKLPSEHELAERFKVPRMTARKAYERLQELGLVYSTQGKGSFVRDRKLRIPLALSAGKSFSKKMIELGFNYESVNIFVRASRALFLLVSGSEEYGLKKNRTFNQVCKNIVLYEHCYGRWKNDCRALYCLNLLMHICFVQCRVSLSEGNCG; translated from the coding sequence ATGTCTGAAGAAATGGATATTATGGATCATTTGATCGCCTCTATTCAGTCAGGTGAGTATGTGTCTGACGATAAATTGCCATCGGAGCATGAGCTTGCAGAGCGGTTCAAGGTTCCGCGTATGACCGCTCGGAAAGCATATGAACGCCTGCAGGAGCTGGGGCTTGTTTATTCCACGCAGGGGAAGGGGAGCTTTGTTCGGGATAGAAAACTGCGCATTCCGCTCGCCCTCTCAGCTGGAAAAAGCTTCAGTAAGAAGATGATCGAACTTGGATTCAATTATGAATCCGTGAATATATTCGTTAGAGCCTCAAGGGCTCTTTTTTTGTTAGTTAGTGGGAGTGAGGAATATGGATTAAAGAAAAATAGAACGTTCAATCAAGTATGCAAAAATATCGTTTTATATGAACATTGTTATGGCCGTTGGAAAAATGATTGTAGGGCTCTATACTGCCTCAATCTTCTTATGCATATATGCTTTGTACAATGTAGGGTTAGCCTTAGCGAAGGCAACTGCGGTTAA
- a CDS encoding cation transporter: MIVGLYTASIFLCIYALYNVGLALAKATAVKRHLKGKRPPDETHPYGYGREEYKSYFRVGVILTTSSIVFIIYCVRLFLYGGAWIDCYNEKRKSAGSFGN; encoded by the coding sequence ATGATTGTAGGGCTCTATACTGCCTCAATCTTCTTATGCATATATGCTTTGTACAATGTAGGGTTAGCCTTAGCGAAGGCAACTGCGGTTAAAAGGCATCTTAAGGGGAAGCGGCCGCCTGACGAAACACATCCGTATGGGTACGGCAGAGAAGAATATAAGAGCTACTTCAGGGTTGGAGTCATCTTGACTACGTCTAGCATAGTTTTTATCATTTATTGCGTGCGGTTATTTCTGTACGGCGGTGCATGGATCGATTGTTACAATGAGAAAAGGAAAAGCGCCGGCAGTTTCGGCAATTAA
- a CDS encoding helix-turn-helix domain-containing protein produces MQTIYERIEYLIKQEGLTKKSFCEQLNISTGNMGDWKRGKSTPGTHKLIEIGAFFHVSLDWLILGRNTPEILKESSATYDFEEVKTSEGRVDELLPEEKEFIKEYIAFAEYRKQKLVDENS; encoded by the coding sequence ATGCAGACCATTTACGAACGTATAGAGTACTTAATTAAGCAAGAAGGTCTGACCAAGAAATCGTTCTGTGAGCAGTTAAATATTAGCACAGGGAATATGGGCGATTGGAAGCGGGGGAAGTCTACTCCGGGAACACATAAATTGATTGAGATCGGTGCTTTTTTTCATGTGAGTCTGGATTGGCTTATCTTAGGCAGAAACACACCTGAGATATTGAAAGAGAGCAGTGCGACCTATGATTTCGAAGAAGTGAAGACAAGTGAAGGTCGAGTGGATGAATTGCTTCCAGAAGAAAAGGAATTCATTAAAGAATACATAGCTTTTGCTGAGTATCGCAAGCAGAAATTGGTAGATGAAAATTCTTGA
- a CDS encoding GyrI-like domain-containing protein, with product MVKLRDLPELQVIGWTNVNASGEPYPNLWEFVFGELDIDAKFDSIPSKVQDSGCYLGLFQNRTSVPRLWEQAAWDHEFFLAVEVKQLDFIPEGLVQKTFPASTYAIFTANGVPHSAFQNTWNHIHNEWLPHSEYIFNPDGVFFIQYTENSGPDDERFEAHLCVPIKKK from the coding sequence ATGGTTAAACTGCGTGATTTGCCAGAACTACAGGTTATCGGTTGGACAAATGTTAATGCCTCTGGAGAGCCTTATCCGAATCTTTGGGAATTTGTTTTTGGTGAGTTAGATATTGATGCGAAATTTGACTCCATCCCCTCAAAAGTTCAAGACAGCGGTTGTTATCTGGGTCTATTTCAGAATCGTACATCTGTCCCCCGATTGTGGGAACAAGCTGCTTGGGATCATGAGTTCTTCCTTGCGGTCGAAGTAAAGCAGCTAGATTTCATTCCTGAAGGGCTTGTGCAGAAGACCTTCCCTGCATCAACCTATGCCATATTTACAGCAAACGGGGTGCCTCACTCGGCTTTTCAGAACACTTGGAATCACATACATAATGAATGGCTGCCGCATTCTGAATATATATTCAATCCGGATGGTGTCTTTTTCATTCAATATACAGAAAATTCCGGACCAGATGATGAACGATTCGAAGCCCATTTATGCGTCCCTATTAAGAAAAAGTAG
- a CDS encoding glutathione peroxidase, with amino-acid sequence MSIYDFEVNTLRGAEESLSKYKGKVLLVVNTASKCGFTPQYKGLQEVYEKFKDRGFEVLGFPSNQFAGQEPGESDEIAEYCEINYGVTFPMFEKIDVKGDEAHPLFKYLSKEAPGVLGSKSVKWNFTKFLVDQEGRVLKRFAPKTTPQQIESYISKLLK; translated from the coding sequence ATGAGTATATATGATTTTGAAGTCAACACTCTTCGGGGTGCAGAAGAATCATTGTCCAAGTACAAAGGCAAAGTGCTCCTTGTTGTGAATACAGCTAGCAAATGTGGATTTACGCCTCAGTATAAAGGGCTTCAGGAAGTGTACGAGAAATTTAAGGATCGTGGATTCGAAGTGTTAGGTTTCCCAAGCAATCAGTTTGCCGGCCAAGAGCCTGGTGAAAGTGATGAAATTGCAGAATACTGCGAGATTAATTATGGAGTAACCTTCCCCATGTTCGAGAAGATTGATGTAAAAGGCGACGAAGCACATCCCTTATTCAAATACTTATCTAAGGAAGCACCTGGTGTTCTAGGCTCAAAAAGCGTGAAATGGAACTTCACGAAATTCCTGGTGGATCAAGAAGGCCGTGTCCTTAAGCGTTTTGCTCCTAAAACTACTCCTCAGCAGATCGAATCTTATATCTCCAAGCTTTTGAAATAA